From the genome of Cellvibrio japonicus Ueda107, one region includes:
- a CDS encoding DMT family transporter produces the protein MSSHKSAWISLHLTAFLMGATGLFSKIIALPAWDITGYRTWIAALVLFAWVAWRERHIRLNSGRDYWRMLVLGILLALHWVSFFYSMQVANIAVGMLSLYAYPVVTVFLEPWIKRTRLDWRDVVSGFLVVIGIYCLVPEFDISNNMTQGVIWGVISALTFAVRNLLLSHWFSGQSASRSMSYQVLIVALVMTPVIWLSPHQPTSQDWWLLILLGVFFTAITHSLLGHSLRYLKAKTVGLVTCLQPVYAVGYEIVILNEYPDQATLIGGAIIIGAAIYESVREHRRG, from the coding sequence ATGTCATCGCATAAGTCTGCCTGGATATCACTGCATCTGACGGCCTTCCTGATGGGGGCCACCGGGCTTTTTTCCAAAATTATTGCCTTGCCCGCCTGGGATATTACCGGTTATCGCACCTGGATTGCCGCGCTGGTACTTTTTGCCTGGGTCGCCTGGCGCGAGCGCCATATCCGCCTTAACAGTGGCCGCGATTATTGGCGCATGCTGGTGTTGGGCATACTGTTGGCATTGCATTGGGTGAGTTTTTTCTACTCCATGCAGGTGGCCAATATTGCGGTGGGGATGCTGTCGCTCTATGCCTATCCGGTGGTCACGGTGTTCCTGGAGCCCTGGATCAAGCGCACCCGGCTGGATTGGCGCGATGTGGTCAGCGGCTTCCTGGTGGTAATAGGTATTTACTGCCTGGTGCCGGAGTTTGATATCAGCAACAACATGACCCAGGGGGTCATCTGGGGCGTCATTTCTGCACTGACTTTTGCCGTGCGCAACCTCCTGCTCAGCCATTGGTTCAGCGGTCAATCGGCATCCCGCTCCATGAGTTACCAGGTATTGATTGTTGCACTGGTGATGACCCCGGTGATCTGGCTTTCTCCCCATCAACCCACCAGCCAGGATTGGTGGCTATTGATATTGCTGGGGGTATTTTTCACCGCCATTACCCACAGCCTGCTTGGCCATTCACTGCGTTATCTCAAGGCCAAGACGGTCGGCCTGGTCACATGCCTGCAGCCAGTTTATGCGGTGGGTTACGAAATAGTGATCCTGAATGAATATCCTGACCAGGCTACCCTGATCGGGGGGGCTATTATTATCGGTGCGGCGATTTACGAGTCGGTGCGCGAACATCGCCGCGGTTGA
- a CDS encoding DODA-type extradiol aromatic ring-opening family dioxygenase has product MAQVMPVVFVPHGGGPMPLLGDANHHSLAAFLRNLSHSLPEPQAILVITAHWEAPLASISSAAAPGMLYDYYGFPAESYEFHYPAPGSPALAQQVLDLLRLQGIAAQLDAERDYDHGTFVPLMLAYPAAQIPVVQLSLVHSLEPALHIAIGKALAPLREQGVLILGSGMSFHNMRAFFSGDPAVTPKSLAFHQWLSGTMGETDVAVTEQQLVHWQAGPQARFSHPREEHLLPLLVCFGAASAAGQPAQQVYEGLFFNTWIAGYRWG; this is encoded by the coding sequence ATGGCACAGGTAATGCCCGTGGTCTTTGTTCCCCATGGCGGTGGCCCCATGCCGCTGTTAGGCGATGCCAATCACCACAGCCTGGCGGCGTTTTTACGCAACCTGTCCCATAGCCTGCCTGAGCCGCAGGCGATCCTGGTGATTACGGCGCATTGGGAAGCGCCCCTGGCGAGTATTTCCAGTGCAGCAGCCCCGGGCATGCTCTACGACTATTATGGCTTTCCCGCGGAATCCTATGAGTTTCACTACCCGGCGCCGGGCAGTCCGGCACTGGCGCAACAGGTTCTTGATTTATTGCGATTGCAGGGGATTGCGGCGCAGCTGGACGCTGAGCGCGATTACGACCACGGTACCTTTGTACCGCTGATGTTGGCTTATCCCGCGGCACAAATTCCCGTAGTACAGCTATCACTGGTGCATTCACTCGAACCGGCACTTCATATTGCCATTGGCAAGGCCTTGGCTCCCTTGCGTGAGCAAGGCGTACTGATACTGGGGTCGGGGATGAGTTTCCACAATATGCGTGCATTCTTTTCGGGCGACCCCGCGGTCACTCCCAAGAGCCTTGCATTCCACCAATGGTTATCCGGGACCATGGGCGAGACCGATGTCGCCGTTACCGAGCAGCAATTGGTGCACTGGCAGGCGGGACCCCAAGCCAGATTCAGCCATCCGCGCGAGGAACACCTATTGCCATTACTGGTGTGTTTTGGTGCGGCCAGTGCGGCGGGGCAGCCTGCACAACAGGTTTATGAGGGATTGTTTTTCAATACCTGGATTGCCGGTTATCGCTGGGGCTAA
- a CDS encoding response regulator translates to MKRILIVEDSDMVMKVLRHLVQSAALSYEALYATSLAQAREIYDQFPGEFFAALVDLNLPDAANGEIVDFTIGHKIPTIVLTGSYDEQRREQLFAKGIVDYVTKEGRYAYSKAVGMIHRLEKNQQISVLVVDDSDVSRKHMANLFRRHLFRVLEAVDGVDAIKVLLDNPDIKLLITDYNMPRMDGFELVRNLRYKYDKTDLIMIGVSGESSEALSAKFIKHGANDFLRKPFHPEEFYCRIIHNIEALELIEQITYSAQRDHLTGLYHRSYFFNSARELYRQAQEKSAPLSLAVINIDHFSDINRRYGNYGGDQALKYIAGRLEQMLGRFLLARADSDDFFVVMPGLDHEKAVAFLSKVKQLLAAEPLSIQGEMQHFYFSAGVTAHLGSSLDEQIALAIQYLDRAKEAGGNVIVDDGDDDEDN, encoded by the coding sequence ATGAAAAGAATCCTGATCGTTGAAGATAGCGATATGGTGATGAAAGTGTTGCGCCATTTAGTGCAAAGCGCCGCGCTGTCTTACGAAGCCCTCTATGCCACCAGCCTGGCGCAAGCCCGGGAAATATACGACCAGTTCCCCGGCGAATTTTTTGCAGCATTGGTTGATCTCAACCTGCCCGATGCCGCCAATGGTGAAATTGTGGATTTCACCATTGGCCATAAAATTCCCACGATTGTGTTGACCGGCAGTTACGATGAACAGCGTCGCGAGCAGCTCTTTGCCAAAGGTATCGTGGATTATGTTACCAAAGAGGGGCGTTATGCCTACAGCAAAGCGGTAGGAATGATCCATCGCCTGGAAAAAAACCAGCAGATCAGCGTGTTGGTGGTGGATGATTCCGATGTGTCGCGCAAGCATATGGCCAATTTGTTCAGGCGCCATTTGTTCAGGGTATTGGAGGCGGTTGATGGTGTAGATGCTATCAAAGTCCTGCTCGATAATCCGGACATTAAACTTTTGATCACTGACTACAACATGCCGCGCATGGATGGCTTCGAGCTGGTGCGCAACCTGCGTTACAAATACGACAAAACCGACCTGATCATGATCGGGGTATCGGGTGAAAGTAGCGAGGCATTATCGGCCAAGTTTATCAAGCATGGCGCCAATGATTTTTTACGCAAGCCATTCCACCCGGAAGAGTTTTACTGTCGGATTATCCACAACATTGAAGCGCTGGAATTAATCGAACAGATCACCTATAGCGCCCAGCGCGACCATCTCACAGGCCTGTATCACCGCTCCTATTTTTTCAATTCGGCACGCGAACTCTATCGCCAGGCACAGGAAAAATCGGCTCCCCTCTCATTGGCAGTGATCAATATTGATCACTTCAGTGACATTAACCGCCGCTATGGCAACTATGGGGGCGATCAGGCATTGAAATACATTGCTGGCCGGCTTGAACAGATGTTGGGGCGCTTCCTGTTGGCACGTGCGGATAGCGATGATTTTTTTGTGGTTATGCCTGGCCTGGATCATGAAAAGGCGGTCGCCTTTTTAAGCAAGGTCAAGCAGTTGTTGGCCGCTGAGCCACTTTCTATTCAGGGCGAAATGCAGCACTTCTATTTCAGTGCTGGCGTGACTGCCCATTTGGGCAGCAGCCTGGATGAACAGATTGCGCTGGCCATCCAATACCTGGATCGTGCCAAGGAAGCCGGTGGTAATGTCATCGTCGATGATGGTGACGACGACGAGGATAATTAA
- the cysZ gene encoding sulfate transporter CysZ, protein MQGSPGNAIDYFLEGARLISKPGFRRFILIPLLANLVIFVVLTIALFNAFQDFFVQILEWTPGWLHWFTWILWPLVAFLFLVIYGYSFNVITNFIAAPFFGILAGRLEKHLTGVEPPDEPWGELIPRTLKRELTKLWYFISRGLLVLLVFIVLFFIPGLNLLGVFIATLWSCWCMAVQYVDYPADNHKTGFRPLRRKLNRLPLTSYSYGGLILLGSMIPLINIVVTPIAVAGATRYWVDELRHLDTSH, encoded by the coding sequence ATGCAGGGTTCGCCTGGCAATGCTATTGATTATTTCCTCGAAGGCGCACGGCTGATCAGTAAACCGGGGTTTCGCCGTTTTATTTTGATTCCCCTACTCGCCAATCTGGTGATTTTTGTCGTGCTAACCATCGCACTGTTTAATGCATTCCAGGATTTCTTTGTACAAATCCTGGAATGGACACCCGGCTGGCTACATTGGTTTACCTGGATACTCTGGCCCCTGGTCGCCTTTTTATTTTTGGTGATTTACGGCTATAGCTTTAATGTCATCACCAATTTTATTGCTGCCCCTTTTTTCGGAATACTGGCCGGCAGGCTGGAGAAACACCTCACCGGCGTGGAGCCACCCGATGAACCCTGGGGCGAATTGATTCCCCGCACGCTCAAGCGGGAGCTGACCAAACTCTGGTATTTTATCAGCAGGGGATTGCTGGTATTACTGGTCTTTATTGTGTTGTTTTTTATTCCTGGCCTGAACCTGCTCGGCGTTTTTATTGCAACCCTGTGGAGCTGTTGGTGTATGGCGGTGCAGTATGTGGATTATCCCGCAGACAACCATAAAACTGGCTTCCGCCCCCTGCGCCGTAAGCTCAACCGCTTGCCACTGACCAGCTACTCCTATGGTGGGTTGATTTTGCTGGGGAGCATGATTCCACTGATCAATATAGTGGTCACCCCGATTGCTGTGGCAGGTGCCACTCGCTATTGGGTGGATGAATTGCGCCATCTGGATACCAGCCATTAA
- the rrtA gene encoding rhombosortase — MPEAPHQKHPLFTAIVRPGPSQLLALGLALLMLVLTGLDTWLFEWLKLEKVRVSDGELWRLLTANLVHYGWSHTLMNLAALLVGSYALFLDYPWQRFALLVLSCSLSVGLGMWLLDSDYGSYAGFSGVMHGLILAGIIHSRAHPLWLRLAAFAIVIAKLVQEQSPGYQATDLQAMLPVPVAVNSHVYGACAGVLIAIIYELLDYRISSTTKD, encoded by the coding sequence ATGCCTGAGGCTCCCCACCAGAAACATCCACTCTTCACAGCCATTGTGCGCCCCGGCCCCAGCCAGTTATTGGCGCTGGGACTGGCATTGTTAATGCTGGTGCTGACAGGCCTGGATACCTGGTTGTTCGAATGGCTAAAACTGGAAAAAGTGCGGGTCAGCGATGGCGAGTTATGGCGGCTGCTTACGGCCAACCTGGTTCACTATGGGTGGAGCCACACCCTGATGAACCTGGCTGCCTTGCTGGTGGGCAGTTATGCGCTGTTCCTGGATTATCCCTGGCAGCGCTTTGCCCTGCTGGTGCTTAGTTGTAGCTTGTCTGTCGGCCTGGGAATGTGGTTGTTGGACAGTGATTATGGAAGCTATGCCGGTTTTTCCGGGGTAATGCATGGCTTGATCCTGGCGGGTATCATTCACAGCCGTGCCCATCCCCTCTGGTTGCGCCTGGCCGCTTTCGCCATTGTGATTGCCAAGCTGGTACAAGAGCAAAGCCCCGGTTATCAGGCCACTGATTTGCAAGCGATGCTCCCCGTTCCCGTCGCTGTAAACTCACATGTGTATGGCGCCTGTGCCGGTGTGCTTATCGCCATTATTTATGAATTGCTTGATTACAGGATTTCATCGACAACAAAAGATTAA
- a CDS encoding choice-of-anchor A family protein — MGSLFVSRKMLAAFFFLAINFVSSVAIASVEVGVTWLKSRQGAHGEFYSPQTQSSPQLSTLESLSTLVFLNKTTGINLVAANEFVAPSPINNSTEHLAKTILIKHGVGAAYAWELSSLAQRQMPYSGFGYDVGYEADPLSTALALEVVAKVGSENPGIGYAIQYLLDTQKPDGSWSLENNISNITLTAQVMKAVWGFRNIYAVSGALQKANNYLLAERVSGGLWPELNTSAHALIALLNYNNDRSGLTASVNALSAAQLNDGSFNGDVYTTALALYALHLATLPAPDEITLSGKLIDGQSGNPLVSATVEITGVSNESLLTDTTGAFAFKNLAAGSYFVKASAPGYGSITLTTLVFKGSKPNLGVLKLTKLAVDPVTGNPVTTGTVRGVVTDRRTSSPISGVVVGIPSLGLSATTDASGAYQISNVAAGNLSLIVAKSGYTDVSATAQLTAQQTLLFSPSLQEYIALGVSISGVISEYSTDTPLVGARIDILKEGVVVASALSNVTGQYAIKDIAAADIEIKVSLVDYHPVSASAKPKDGNRLEFSPKLTPVSQPPVLTTGGIIGTVVDSVTGRGIEAVSIIVTYDSGAVINHVTGMDGEFSITDMASGNITIELAKPDYQSMQAQLAIESGLIQDLGNIQFNPVSAITSGKLLGYVTDVRTALPVNAAIVSVKNTVTNQLLEVISGNDGTFNFPVVPAGDYAITIKATGYTQIDFTSIISAGDDIDLGNVLMRKPGIDALIPDVAVLAIDRSALVSDVASFTASGTIDVTLINRGNASVEIPFIIYAFEDLNNNGVYDAADTLLGQVSPVISSALPLTVDGTLNTSIAVSGNLSFRDAPISILLDATNVLVELSKANNLSSTAGLCSNQQKPNVDLALCMDSSGSVSAANFQLQLEGTAQAIENVVPRDGTVRVSALQFASAATVELNPTIIEEDNVQAIADKIRAIRKTGGGTSIHACIDSATTLIANALPASSMQIIDVSTDGQSTQSQAVAASNRARAAGIDVLNAIGVGTGISTALLNAIVFPQPVGGDRGFVLTVRNYQEYMDGITNKIQRETKIADLTLGGARLIDNGFGSNPDATVTIGNAGATTITESIVVSIYDAQPESGGQLINSQVIETDLPSGSHLDVAFTNIDPAQFVTGKMVVVAKLSGDFPECNSSNNRQEIPVASKRGAIDLSLNANKFGPNVDVHFLKVVTNLGALNGHYSVSLIIKDAAGIEVHSFAANEVNNLLPNTSANLPDQWNTGLTAAGHYSATASLFDAQGVLLDSDTEAFVISELDDNGQTGSGDPLGRVSPFTDKPQYHIDDRVVVGYSIENITKTHTINNPTVSLIVNSPTGVTVYEDTIPYTSLLPEQLLQWQQSFDLNRAATGTYQVIATLKDASNVVYGVGASTFVVESNPELALRGNVIVKFTEIDSGGEQQCDFTVINSGSSLLQNQNIRYSVVNVDDQLVKSDETDLLSLGIDEQISHVKNFFASGFSAGTYACVIEVLRGSGAVVLATATFTVKESSIQLIGDVYVGEKARLLVLMDASLTERAYLEDLLTHAGWFYTIVDNAAAFATELNQGGYGVYALLSENITLDQTTQNLLDMNVAAGDGLIVAGATDRRHQTLEQALGIKARANEAYAKGIAVQDSELGLAWEHVFNQSVRVLNFTANGATIIGEYRNDLPGADPQTVLDALGAAGRYGNFVWDNFTSLSSTIEGRIAVGGNLSLQNFSVGDKLDPGKLHDVVTVGGNVTFPSGRIYYGNLIAGGSVAGVGDAVRFGMAPGAVIQGNAAMPINFTGEREYLQELSSNLANLPANGTVTMQWGGLELKGDCSSSSQVFNVNGADLGIAHTFAVSCIPAGATVVFNVSGQNVSIKSMGMQSLSAFRDKVLFNFPQATALSMTSVGIEGSILAPFAQVDQPAGRIDGQVMVKSWYSTNWGYMSIHNRFFGGDLSAAIGPASKNALSIYQYEQGKSVFVGFDLLAQATALGVGNDNPFAHLLLSALEHVNPVPITARAGKTIPVVVTYENTGGQVATGQVKLSLGNNISVIQAGNFNPVANSTDWTLPLNLDAGTSQSQLIYVKLPASGSSGIQLQLQTGTAPDWAIRFEKYLDLSL, encoded by the coding sequence ATGGGATCGTTATTCGTATCCAGGAAAATGCTTGCTGCATTTTTCTTTCTCGCTATTAACTTCGTATCATCAGTCGCCATTGCATCGGTAGAGGTCGGTGTTACTTGGCTCAAGTCCAGGCAAGGTGCGCATGGTGAGTTTTACTCACCACAAACTCAATCCAGCCCTCAGCTTTCTACATTGGAAAGTCTATCAACACTGGTTTTTTTAAATAAGACGACGGGTATCAATCTGGTAGCGGCAAATGAGTTTGTTGCTCCATCGCCAATCAATAACAGTACAGAGCATTTGGCAAAAACCATTCTAATAAAACATGGAGTGGGTGCGGCGTATGCTTGGGAGTTGTCGTCTTTGGCTCAGCGCCAAATGCCTTACTCCGGCTTTGGTTATGATGTTGGTTATGAAGCTGATCCTTTAAGTACAGCGCTTGCGCTTGAGGTCGTTGCCAAAGTGGGTTCTGAAAATCCAGGAATTGGTTATGCAATTCAATACCTGCTGGATACACAAAAACCTGATGGTAGCTGGTCGCTTGAAAACAACATATCGAATATCACTCTGACTGCACAGGTCATGAAAGCCGTGTGGGGGTTTAGAAATATTTATGCGGTCAGTGGTGCGTTGCAGAAAGCCAATAATTACTTGTTGGCTGAACGTGTGTCAGGCGGACTTTGGCCTGAACTCAATACAAGTGCCCATGCGTTAATTGCGTTATTAAATTATAACAATGATCGTTCGGGATTGACTGCCAGTGTTAACGCCTTGTCTGCTGCTCAGTTAAACGATGGCAGCTTTAATGGAGATGTTTATACAACAGCGCTCGCGTTATATGCGTTGCATCTGGCCACATTACCCGCTCCCGATGAAATTACATTGTCTGGTAAATTAATTGATGGACAAAGTGGGAATCCATTGGTTAGTGCGACAGTAGAAATCACAGGTGTTTCCAATGAATCCCTGTTGACTGATACAACAGGTGCATTTGCTTTCAAAAACCTGGCAGCGGGTAGCTATTTTGTTAAAGCATCCGCACCGGGGTATGGTTCCATAACGTTAACGACGCTGGTTTTCAAAGGCTCCAAGCCTAATTTGGGGGTATTGAAATTAACAAAGCTGGCTGTAGATCCCGTCACGGGTAATCCTGTCACTACAGGTACGGTGCGTGGAGTAGTGACGGATCGTCGTACAAGCTCACCCATTTCTGGTGTTGTGGTTGGTATTCCTTCACTGGGATTATCGGCTACCACTGATGCCAGTGGTGCTTACCAAATCAGTAATGTCGCTGCGGGGAATTTGTCGCTGATTGTTGCCAAATCCGGTTATACCGACGTGTCTGCTACTGCGCAATTAACGGCACAACAAACGCTATTATTTTCCCCGTCATTGCAAGAATATATCGCGCTGGGAGTGAGTATTAGTGGTGTAATTTCTGAATATAGTACAGACACTCCTCTTGTCGGAGCCAGAATAGATATTTTAAAAGAGGGTGTTGTTGTTGCTTCAGCACTCAGTAACGTTACTGGTCAATATGCAATAAAAGATATAGCGGCAGCCGATATTGAAATTAAAGTTTCTTTAGTTGACTATCATCCGGTTTCAGCATCTGCCAAACCGAAGGACGGCAACAGGCTTGAATTCTCACCAAAACTAACACCGGTTTCTCAGCCACCTGTGCTTACGACAGGTGGGATTATCGGTACAGTAGTCGATTCTGTGACTGGTCGAGGTATTGAAGCTGTTTCAATCATAGTAACTTATGATTCCGGTGCGGTAATAAATCATGTCACAGGAATGGATGGTGAATTTTCGATAACTGATATGGCATCAGGGAACATCACTATTGAGTTGGCCAAGCCTGATTATCAATCCATGCAGGCGCAATTAGCTATCGAAAGTGGCTTGATTCAGGATCTTGGAAATATTCAATTTAACCCGGTATCTGCTATTACTTCAGGCAAGCTTTTGGGGTATGTAACTGATGTGCGTACAGCATTGCCAGTTAACGCTGCCATTGTTTCAGTCAAAAACACGGTAACAAACCAATTGCTTGAAGTTATCAGTGGTAATGATGGAACATTTAACTTCCCCGTAGTACCTGCCGGAGACTATGCAATCACGATTAAGGCAACCGGATACACACAAATTGATTTCACGTCCATTATTTCAGCGGGTGATGACATTGATTTGGGCAATGTGTTGATGCGTAAGCCAGGCATTGATGCCTTGATTCCAGATGTTGCTGTACTTGCCATTGATCGCTCTGCTTTAGTGTCCGATGTGGCAAGTTTTACCGCATCAGGAACTATCGATGTAACTCTGATAAACAGGGGCAACGCGAGTGTAGAAATCCCCTTCATTATTTATGCGTTTGAGGATCTGAATAACAATGGTGTTTATGATGCTGCTGATACCTTGTTGGGGCAAGTCTCCCCTGTAATCAGTTCGGCGTTGCCGTTAACTGTCGATGGTACGCTTAACACATCTATTGCAGTTTCTGGCAATCTTTCCTTCCGTGATGCGCCGATTAGTATTCTGCTGGATGCGACTAACGTGTTGGTTGAACTATCTAAAGCGAATAATTTGAGTTCCACCGCAGGTTTATGCAGCAATCAGCAAAAGCCCAATGTAGATTTGGCTCTGTGTATGGATTCCTCTGGCAGTGTTAGCGCAGCTAATTTCCAATTGCAATTGGAAGGAACTGCGCAAGCGATTGAAAATGTTGTTCCGCGTGATGGTACGGTTCGTGTTTCTGCCTTGCAGTTTGCTAGCGCTGCAACTGTGGAATTGAATCCAACAATCATTGAAGAAGATAATGTCCAGGCAATTGCCGATAAAATCCGGGCTATTCGGAAAACCGGTGGTGGGACTTCCATTCATGCCTGTATTGATAGCGCAACAACCTTAATAGCCAATGCCTTACCTGCAAGCTCGATGCAGATTATTGATGTCTCCACAGATGGGCAATCTACCCAATCCCAGGCTGTTGCAGCATCAAACCGCGCTAGAGCAGCGGGTATCGATGTGTTGAATGCGATTGGTGTCGGAACGGGAATCAGTACGGCATTGCTGAATGCGATTGTATTCCCCCAGCCTGTTGGCGGTGACCGAGGGTTTGTGTTGACGGTAAGAAATTACCAGGAATACATGGATGGGATTACCAACAAGATTCAGCGTGAGACCAAAATCGCTGACCTTACATTAGGTGGAGCCAGGCTTATTGATAATGGTTTTGGCTCCAATCCTGATGCCACAGTAACAATCGGTAATGCCGGGGCGACAACGATCACAGAATCGATTGTAGTAAGCATTTATGACGCACAGCCTGAATCGGGCGGTCAGTTGATTAACTCGCAAGTGATTGAAACCGATTTACCCTCTGGTAGTCATTTGGATGTTGCTTTCACCAATATTGATCCTGCCCAATTCGTCACAGGAAAAATGGTTGTTGTTGCAAAATTGTCGGGTGATTTCCCTGAATGTAATAGCAGCAACAATCGCCAGGAAATTCCGGTAGCGTCCAAGCGTGGTGCTATTGACTTGTCACTCAATGCCAATAAGTTTGGCCCTAATGTTGATGTACACTTCTTGAAAGTGGTTACCAACCTCGGGGCACTGAATGGCCATTACTCAGTTTCTTTAATCATTAAAGATGCTGCTGGTATTGAGGTGCATTCCTTTGCAGCGAATGAAGTTAACAACTTGTTGCCCAATACATCCGCTAATCTGCCAGATCAATGGAATACCGGATTAACGGCTGCCGGACATTATTCTGCTACGGCATCCCTGTTTGATGCGCAAGGTGTATTGTTAGATAGTGATACGGAAGCATTTGTGATTTCTGAGTTGGATGACAATGGCCAAACCGGAAGTGGTGATCCGTTGGGTCGTGTTTCACCATTTACTGATAAACCTCAATACCATATAGACGACCGGGTTGTGGTCGGGTATTCCATTGAAAATATCACCAAAACTCACACCATCAATAATCCAACAGTGTCATTAATCGTAAATTCACCAACCGGCGTAACGGTTTATGAAGATACGATTCCTTATACATCTTTACTGCCAGAACAATTATTGCAATGGCAACAAAGTTTTGATTTGAACAGGGCAGCAACCGGAACCTATCAGGTTATTGCAACACTCAAGGATGCCAGTAATGTTGTGTACGGCGTGGGTGCCAGCACATTTGTTGTTGAAAGCAATCCTGAGTTGGCGTTACGTGGTAATGTCATTGTCAAATTTACAGAGATTGATTCTGGTGGTGAGCAACAATGTGATTTTACTGTAATTAACTCTGGTAGCTCTTTGCTGCAAAACCAGAACATTCGGTATAGCGTTGTCAATGTGGATGATCAGTTGGTTAAATCCGATGAAACAGATTTGTTGAGTCTTGGAATTGATGAACAAATTTCGCATGTCAAAAACTTCTTTGCATCCGGTTTCTCAGCGGGTACTTATGCTTGTGTAATCGAAGTCCTTCGTGGCTCGGGTGCTGTTGTTCTGGCTACGGCAACCTTCACAGTTAAAGAGTCGTCCATTCAATTAATCGGTGATGTTTATGTGGGTGAAAAGGCTCGCTTGCTGGTGCTGATGGATGCTTCATTAACTGAACGCGCTTATTTGGAAGACCTGCTCACCCATGCCGGATGGTTCTACACCATTGTGGATAATGCGGCAGCCTTTGCAACGGAATTGAACCAGGGTGGTTATGGTGTCTACGCACTGCTCAGTGAAAACATCACACTGGATCAAACTACGCAAAACCTGCTGGATATGAACGTGGCAGCGGGCGATGGCTTGATCGTGGCAGGGGCAACGGATCGCCGCCATCAAACACTCGAACAAGCGTTGGGCATTAAAGCCCGTGCGAATGAAGCTTATGCCAAAGGTATTGCTGTACAAGACAGTGAACTTGGCCTTGCCTGGGAGCATGTGTTTAACCAATCTGTCCGTGTACTGAATTTCACCGCGAATGGTGCAACCATCATTGGTGAGTACCGCAATGACTTGCCGGGTGCCGATCCGCAAACGGTTCTCGATGCCTTGGGTGCCGCCGGTCGTTACGGTAATTTTGTGTGGGATAACTTCACCTCATTGTCATCCACAATAGAGGGGCGTATTGCTGTGGGTGGCAATTTGAGCCTGCAAAATTTCAGCGTGGGTGACAAGCTCGATCCAGGCAAACTGCACGATGTTGTTACCGTGGGCGGCAATGTGACTTTCCCATCCGGTCGCATCTATTACGGTAATTTGATTGCCGGTGGCAGCGTGGCGGGCGTGGGCGATGCTGTGCGCTTTGGTATGGCGCCGGGAGCGGTGATTCAAGGCAATGCTGCCATGCCAATCAACTTCACTGGTGAGCGCGAATACCTGCAAGAACTCTCAAGCAATCTGGCGAATTTGCCAGCTAATGGCACCGTAACCATGCAGTGGGGCGGCTTGGAGTTGAAAGGCGATTGCAGCAGCAGTTCACAAGTGTTCAATGTCAATGGTGCAGACCTCGGCATTGCCCATACCTTTGCCGTGAGTTGTATTCCTGCTGGTGCGACGGTGGTGTTCAACGTGTCTGGCCAGAACGTCAGCATCAAGAGCATGGGGATGCAATCGCTCTCGGCTTTCCGTGACAAAGTGCTGTTTAACTTCCCGCAAGCAACCGCCTTGAGCATGACTTCTGTCGGCATCGAAGGCAGTATCCTTGCGCCCTTTGCCCAGGTTGATCAACCCGCAGGTCGTATCGATGGACAAGTGATGGTGAAATCCTGGTATTCCACCAACTGGGGTTATATGTCCATTCATAACCGTTTCTTTGGTGGTGACTTGTCGGCGGCTATCGGGCCAGCTAGTAAAAATGCGCTGTCGATTTATCAATACGAGCAAGGTAAATCGGTATTTGTAGGCTTTGATTTGCTGGCTCAAGCAACTGCCCTGGGTGTTGGCAATGACAATCCATTCGCACACCTGTTGTTGTCGGCATTGGAGCATGTGAATCCAGTACCGATTACCGCCAGAGCTGGAAAAACCATTCCGGTAGTAGTGACCTACGAAAACACTGGTGGCCAAGTAGCAACAGGCCAGGTGAAATTATCGTTGGGTAATAACATAAGCGTTATCCAGGCAGGTAATTTCAATCCTGTTGCCAACAGTACTGACTGGACATTACCGCTCAACCTGGATGCCGGTACAAGCCAGAGCCAGCTTATCTATGTGAAATTACCTGCTAGTGGCAGCAGTGGTATCCAGTTGCAACTACAAACGGGTACGGCTCCTGATTGGGCAATCCGGTTTGAAAAGTATCTGGATTTATCCCTGTAG